Sequence from the Colletotrichum higginsianum IMI 349063 chromosome 6, whole genome shotgun sequence genome:
GAACTAGCTTCTAAATAGGGTCCTAAACAACACACGGCTTGAAAGAGACTTCGTTGCCAGCGACAGAGTCGCTAGACAACATTCTCTTTCCCTGACGCAAGTATAATGAGCAGTGTTCTGCTGCTGTCAACCACCGCTTGCTCAAGCAGCTTCTAATACTTGGTTGTAATACAGCCGGCCAGCCGTCCAGCCAGCGCGAGGCACTGAGCTTCTCTGCCGCATACATAGCAACAGTGAAGAATGTCCACATCTCTATCAGGGATCAGTTTCGAATGCGTCTTTTGAACCGGGATTATGGATTAGCCTCAAAGCAGTGTGTAATGGTCAATTCTGCTTCAACGCGTTCTCCAGCTAGGTATGATCGTGAACTCTGGAGCCTAAGCAATCAACGTCTTACGTATGTTTTGTATTCTGGTATTGCATCTAGTGATTCGGCCTCAGGGGCCTCCTGAAGAAGGGTACTACGATAAGAACTGAACCTTCTCACAACACTTTTTTAGGCCGTTTAAAGGCCACAACTATGTAAGTTCCACAGCCTGCCAACATAGCAAGACCCCCAAAAATCTGAGCAAACAGATAGCTACCATCATTGATTGCGATTAGATGTCCCCCAATGGGAGGCCCCGTGAAGCAAGCAACGCCCACCACTGCCAGGATCATGCCCACCTTCGTGCCGACCCTCGTTGGATCGGTGCTCAGATCACCGACAGCGGCCGGGAAGAGGCTCTGAGTGGCGTTTGCAGCGATTCCGTAAATCACCGCCCAGCCGAACAGACCGCCGGTGGAAGAAACCCCTATCCAGCCAAGAATGAGGATGCCACTGGCGCCGACAACGGGGATCAGTGTGTTCAAGATCCCAAAGTACCTGTCAGCCAGCAAGGCCGGGATCACACGCCCGAAAAGCCCGACACCGTtcatgacgatgatggaAAGGAGTGACTGGGTCAAAGAGAAATCCAAAACCGAGCGACCAAAAATACCAATCTGAAAGACGTTAGATGACGAGAGTTGACCCAAGCAGGAGTCGCAGCTCACATAGAAATACGCAAAGTAAATGCCCCAAAGGGCAAAGAACGAGCCTACGGCGAACAACGCGAAGGGCAGTTCGGTGAAAGCACGCAGGTCGAACAACGACCGAGGCTTGCGGGCGGGAACGCGTGTCCTCGTGAAGCAGAGAATCATGATTGCGTTGAACGTAATGACGCAGcccatgatgatgacggtCCACCGGAACCCCAGCCGCGGCATCGCGAAGTAGGCGATGATGGGGAACACCATGCCGCCCGTGGAGGCGCCACAAGTCGCCAACGATACGGCCAGGGCACGGTTCTTCTTGAAATAGGTTGGAAGAATGGACACGATGGGCGCGAACAAGAAACCGTGGCCGAGACCGCTGCACACACCCTGCGCGAGAAACACTTGCCAATACTTGGTCGAGAAAGCGGTAAagaagacgccggcgacctgGAACGCGCAGCCAATGCTCAGCGATAGTCGGAAGTGTCCCGAGTCAACTGTTCGaccggagaagaagccgacgaaGTTCAGCAGAAACATCTGCATCGACCCGATCCATGATATGTCGGAGGCCGTCCTGTGCAGCTGCTCAACGTAGTATTGTTGGAAGAAGCCAAACCTTCAAGACATCGTCAGTCAACGATGAGACTGGCTAGGATtgggagtgagtgagttgCACTGGGAAGACTCACGAGGTTATGTAGCCCCAGCAGTTGAATATTACCAGGTGGCCCATGGCAACCTGAGTCCATGCCAGCAAGCCGCCATCCGGAGTGTCACCATATTGACGATGCTGGGGGAGTTCGGGAGCTTCCACGGGGGCTTCTTTCTGAGTATCTTCCGAGCCCATTATGCCCCTTATGAGCGGCAACGAAATCTTGGCGGTTTTCCTTTTTGGAATTCACTTCAAACGTTGCCTAGGCCAGAGTTGGACAAGGTGCCAAGTTTTCGAGGTTGACAACTGGGACCGTCGCGTGCAGTGAGAATCTTGCCCCAAGTTGATTTTTCCCGTCCTCAAAAATCACGAATTACTTGGTCGATGATGCTGAACAACAATTGGACAGCAAGTTTCAGGTGCTCCATGTGCTGAAAAGATGTAATAATAGGATCTACGAGTTGCAGTCGAGAGAGCGGTGAACAACAAAGGCATATCACAATCAGGGAGGTGTGGCTCCGGCGAGAAATGTCACCGTAACCTCGTCTCAATCATTGCCCGAGGTGTCTTTGCTCCAGGCTTCGGTCATCGTGGTGTTTTATTCGCCGAACATTGCCTACATAGTAAAGGCTGTGGACACCGAGTACATAATACCATTACCCCCCACAATGGCGCAAATAGCTGTCCCATTTTGGACTAACTCAAAGGTCAAGGTGGCGACGGGGTGGAACTCAACCAAACTCTAACTGGGTATTGCCGTGGGATCACAGCCCAGGTTCATGATTAATTACTCGCGCGTTAATGACGGCGTGAGCATCTAGCCAATCGTGTTAAAATAGCAGCCTGTGGCATACCAGGCATGTGGCAGAAGGAGACTTGTGCAAGCCGCCCCGAGACCACTAACATCTGTTTTCAACTCGCCTCTCAACTCGACCGGTCATGCTTCAGCGATTTGTTGTCTTGCTGGCTCTGACAGCTTCAAGTCATGCAGCAAGCTCCCCGTTGCAGCTGACCGGGACTACCGCTCTCTTGGGTGGCAACCCATACTGGGTCGACCCGAATGCTGTCGGAAAGATCCCAAGAGACATCGCGTTAAAGACGTTTGGGAACAACACGTCCCTTTTGGGAGGATTTCGTCCCATTAGCGTAGTTGATTCCGCAACTGGTAGTGGTGCAACGACAGAGTCTCTGGAGCAGAGTTTGACTCGTTTTCTTGCCGAAGATGACGTCTGGAGCAAAGATTTCTCTGATAGTGAGTACTGACTCCTGGTGCGCATGTGGAGCTACCTGACAGCCGGACAAGAGATCGCTAAATGAGTCCAGTCATCTATTCGCAAAGTACAGCCTCCGACGGTCAGCATGAACGCCAGGGTATATTCGTGAACCATTGGAACCATCGCACGGTTGTTGTTGGTAACGTCAGCGATGAACGTGGGAAAATCCCGGAAGGGCCTTACTTCCTGTCTCTGGATGGGGGCGTACACCGCGTCTTCCGCCTGTACACCGATTCCCAGAATGCGTTCGCCGAAAGCACCTATGCTGATGCAGAAGGGAATCATGCAGTCCTCCCCGCCAATCTCCCAGGCGGAGGCCTTGCCATTGCGGTTCCTTCACGTCTTTACTACAAGGCAACGCCCGAGAGACCTCTGGCTGGTGTGCGTCTTGGCGTCAAAGACATTTACGACATATCGGGCATCAAAACAGGGAACGGGAACCGTGCTTGGTACAACCTCTACCCTCCGGCCAGCCAGACAGCACCAGCAGTCCAAGCCCTCATCGATGCGGGTGCTGTCGTGGTTGGAAAGGTGAAGACGGCGCAATTTGCCAACGGCGAGTTCGCCAATGCCGATTGGATCGACTATCACTCCCCTTTCAACCCCAGGGGAGACGGATACCAGGACCCCAACTTCTCGTCCGCGGGCGCCGGGGCAAGCGTCGCATCATACGAGTGGCTGGACATTGCGCTTGGATCGGATACAGGTGGGAGCATCCGCGGTCCCGCCCGGGTGCAGGGTCTCTATGGGCTTCGACCCTCCCACGGGGCTGTATCCCTCAATCACACCTTACCCCTGGCCCCGGAGTTCGACACGGCCGGTCTTGTTGCCCGAGACCCAGCTCTTCTGCGGAATGCTTCTGCGGTCTTGTACGGCGTATCGGCGTATTCCTCGAGCGACTTCCCCCGGACCCTGCTCGTCGAGCCGTACCCTGCAGGACTGAGTCAGGAGACAACGGCGGCTCTGGACAAGGTTTTGAGCGGGTTGAGAGACTTCCTTGGAATCGAGGCGATCACGCCTTTCAACATCACCGAGTCGTGGCGCACTTCCCGACCGCCCTCGGCTCCCGAGACCCTTGACGGCCTGCTGAACACGACCTACGCGACGCTCATCACCCGGCGCCAGACCAGGCTCGTCCGGGACCCCTTCTACGCCGACTACGGCCGGTTGCACGACGGGCGACTTCCCTTTGTCAACCCGGTGCCCCTGACGCGATGGGGTTATGGCGACAGCCTTCCCGAGGCCGCAGTGGATGATGCCTTGAGGAACATCACCGTGTTCAAGGATTGGTTCCAGGGCGAGGTCCTCCCAGTCGACAACAGGACATGCTCGTCTTCCATTGTCGCCTATGCCAGTCCGCCAGTGATCCAGTACAGAAATGTGTACCGGAGCCCGCCTACGGTACCTTTTGGGTTCGCTAGCTCGTACTGGAGCGTGTTTGGTGGAGTGCCTGACATGGTCACGCCGAGTAAGTCCTGGGGGTGATTCGTAAATCATCATGTCGATTTCGCTGACGTAGGACTCTACCACAGTCGGCCAGACCCCATACAACTCTTCCATAACGAAGCACGTGGAGAACCTGCCTGTGACCGTCAACCTGGtggctgcagctggttgCGAGCACATGCTCTTGAGCCttgtcgccgagctggcAAGGGAGGGATTGTTGACGTCTTCGGCGGTGGGGGCGAGCTCAGTAGACGGCGGAGCAATTCTCCAAAGAATGTAACCGGCCGGACTCACGCCTCCCGCGAACAATCATTGAAAGGCACCGAGCTTTTCCTTTCGGTTGATGGAGCAAGGTTAACTAAGTCGGGCGAGGAAGGAAAGTTCAGGGGACGAAAGTATGTTATAGAATACCTGTAATAGGGTTTGCAAGACAAACCTAACTGTTCGGTCCATTTTAACACACAGCAAGGCACCTGACTGACATATTAAACTTGGGTCTCTCTAATAAATCATAGTCGCCGACATTCTTGTGACTCGATTGGTACAGGTATATTGACACATGTACCCACTCCTTGCGTGGCAAACGTTACCTATCGAGATTACGGGAAGCCCCTGCTGGGTGACCCAAGGCACATCACATTGCACACGTGCATTCTAGTTCTTGGACCGTGGAACTATTGTAGGCAATTAATCAGTGAGACTTTTCTTATTTAAGTGACGATCAATTGCAAGCCTCTCTTATATCCTGCTTTTTTGGGACACATTGCTTGTTTTGTTACAGTTACTTGTCACCATGCCTGTTCTCTCCGAGCCCGATATCGAAAAGATCCTTGCCGTTCTACGGCGCTTTTCTCAATACGAGCCACAGTCTGCTCCCCAAAAGGTGCCTGCGTACGAGGCGGTCGCGGCGACCAAGCTGAGGGAGTTTGACCAGTCCGATGAGCCGATAACCCTACTCCTCCCGGCTTTTCCTTGGAAGAACCCCAACACTGACAAGGTGCTGGGTGGAAGCCCCGACTTGGGAGAGGAGCTTGGGCTGGCCAGGCTGGACCATCTTTGCGAAGAGCTGGGGAGGATTTACGCTCACGGGGCACACGTTATCCTGGTCTCTGACGGCCCTGTCTACAACGGTCAGTCCCATTTACACCGCAACGACGATCAGCTGGGCCTGACTCGCGCGTGTTCTCCAACAATATGCTTACTTGGGGCATATGTACGTACATCTAGATCTTCTCGGTATCCCGGACGCCGACTACTTCGAATACGGGGTTCAGCTACGGGACCTAGCGAAGCAGGAGGGCCTCTCACACATCAAGTTCGTCCGCCTGGTGGACGTGCTCGACCTTGGCAACGGTGACGCCATGTCCAGGGGTGAGCACCTCTCGATGGCGGAGACCTGTCGACGAGAGATGGAGCGGAGATTCCTCAGTCCGGATTTCAGTGTTCAAGGAGAAGTTCGGGCCCACCCCGACACCGCCCTGACGTACCAGAAGTATCTCAAATCTGCGCACGAGGACCTCTTCTGGGGGCCCGAAGTCGATCCTGCCATCAAACGAGATGCTGTCAAGTACGAAACCGAGACGGAGTGGATCGCTGAGCGAATGACACAGAGACTTCTGGTAAGCGGCTCGGCGTTGaggctcccccccccccccccccctcctgcAAGAATTGTTTTTATTGAACATCAGCTCGGCAGGCCTACGAAAGAGCCCTCGAACACAAGTTCCCGAGGGTGATCAGGCTTTCCATCCATCGATCGACGGGGAAAAACAAGATTTCGGTGCCTTTGATACCTCAACCCGGCGGGTTCGGGCTCACCCCTTGGCACTCGGCCCTCCTGGTGACGGCTCAAGGAGAGTTTCGCACAAGACCGTCGAGCGAGCTGAGAGACCCGCGAAAGTACGAGATCGTCAAGCAAAACGGAAAACCGTACTTCGTACGGGAGAAAAACCCCGACTTTGACTGGCCGGAGCACGTCAAGATTCATCACAAGTACGGGGGACGAATCATACTGGAGAACACGTCGGAAGATGAAAGCAAGAAGCGGCCCgctgacgagctcgagctgaAGCTTGCCAACCTCGCACTTAGACCAGGCGGCTTGGAGGTTCGCGGGTTCAAGGTTTAAGGTGACGGTGCGGAGCTTCCAGCTCCCAGTCCCCTGTGGCCAAGCCATCTAACACCCAGTCGCCGGTCATCATCGATGGCGACAGTAAGGGAAACGATGAGGCTGTGTGCGGGGCGGGATCCGGGATACTGAGAGGTGGGAGCTCCGCACCGTCGCCAAGGTTTGACCCGAGTATATCGACTGGTTACCCGGTGCTGCGGGTATCACAATCAAACCGTTTCCAACCTCACTTTCGGCTCGGCGTGTTTCCAAATACCGGTGTCCCCCGGTATATTTTCGGGGCCGAGTATTGGTACCTCTTCTCCGTCCCCCTGGAACCGTATGACACATGACTCAATAAAGAACCGTCACCTGTAAGTAGTCATTTAGTCGGGGCCCATTAGGATCAAGCGTCACCTGATAGTAGCATGGTTCAGCGGAGTGTCCACAAAGCTAGAACTTTATAAGCTTATTTGCCATTGGGAACTTGTGGTGTGTGTACCCCCCCGCCTGAAGTACACCAAATGCCGTTCCACAATCTTTTTGTAATGAGGCGCAATTGTTGGTCAGCAGTTGTGGTTCCATTTTGGTTACAACAGTGTAGGCCATTTGCCTTTACAAGTTAGCGCATCACTTGCTCTTTTGACTGCGTTACTATGTACATGGCTAGACGACACCAGAGAGGGTCTAGGTTTGAATCCTGCCTCGCCCCTACATGGAGCTAGACGACCCGGAACGTCTTTAAGCAAGTACAACGCATACAGTCAAACAAGCAGGTGGTAGATTCTAATTGCATCAAGTCTGGGGGGTGTGTCGTAATGAAGCACAATTGCTGGTCGGTCATTGTGGTCCCACCTCTGCTGCAACACAACCCAAGATCCAGCTCCCTTGTTTGAAGCCTCAGCCCCGAATAGTGATATGCCACTGTCGGGCTAGGCGGAGACTCTTGTCGGCGTGGGAATTCCAAGAGCTATCAGGGTGGATTTCCATTGCAGATGGTAGGTGTGAGATCAGATCAAGTGCCACTTCAAGCGAGTCAAGCGAGGCTGTTCATGCTGTGAGGGGGATACAGCTATAACAAATGCAACGTTGCGAAAGGTTGGCGACTGGCATATTTGCATAGCTTTCGGACGGATGTCTGGAAATCCGCCGAAGTTTCGAACACACTGCGAAGACCTATGGCCTCGAACGTATCTTAAGAGGAACGTTTGGAGTATCAAGTCCATATATGCCTGAATCTAGCGTGCTATACTTTCTTTCCAATTGCATTATTGTAAATCCTATCCACCAGGCATCAACTGTAGTTGCGTTTGGATTAACGAAAGCAACGATGTCTGCTACAAAGATTATCACACCGACCGTGACGTCCTTGTCGACCGAGCCATTCTTCGGGTTCAAGGAGTCTCGGTTTCTGTCCACAGGGGCCTCCACCAACGGCCCAGAGCGAAAGCAGAAGAACGTATACtccgaggccaaggtcaaTGATGATGGCTACACCAAGGGGGAATCAGAGACTCGGCCGGTCGACAAAACAGTCACGTTGATAATGGACGTGATTGAGAGATTCAGCCTCCAGCAACACGGGAACGAGGTTTTTCTCGGACGTCAGGTGTTTTCGCCTCACGTCCATCGCCATGTCGCGGAGGGGCGCAGGATCCCCATGGTGCTTCCAGCGTTTCCGGCAAAGAGCATCAATTGTGTCGACAAAGTCTTTGGCCCTCAGCCTGATCTGGGAGAAGAGCTGGCGCTGGACAGGCTGAACGATCTCTGCTCTCAGATCCAACGTGTTTACAAGCCCGGGGCGACAGTGCTCATCGCGACCGACGGTGCATGTTACAACGGTATGAATCAATCCCTCCCTGCCCGCCCGTAAACCTTCCTAAACAACGAAGGGGATCCGTTGCTTACTGTCGTCAGATCTAACGGGGGTCACGAATGACGACCTGTGGCATTACGGCGTCACTCTGCGCGAGATGGTCGCTGCCAAAGGATACCGATGTATCGAATTCGTGCGCATCATGAATCTCTTGGGGCTCTACAGCGAGCCCACAATCACCAAAGAACTCTTTATAAGTCTTCTCGAGCCTTCTCGACAGGAGCTCATGAGACGATACGTGAATCCCGACTTTGATGCAAACGCCTGCATCAAGAACGACCCCGACTACAAGACGACATTCGACGGCTACGCAAAGTTTCTGAAGAAGGATCTTGCCTATGGCCCTATCCGAAACTCGGCTACCAGTGGGAAAAAGTACAAAGCAAAGGTTCACGAGACAGCCAAAGCAATGATTGCACGAGGGGTGGTGAGTAAATCCCGTCCGAGCCATGCGAATCGGCTATTAACATCCCGTTTCCTTTCAGGCGTTCGCGGAGCTTATACGCGAGAAGCTCCCACACCATGTGAGACTTTCCATTCATCCGTCGACGGGCATGACCAAGATATCGATGGCCTTGATCCCTCAACCGGACTCGTTTTCCATGACTCCCTGGCACTGCACGGTAGCCGTCGACGTCCACGGTAATTTCAAGGTCGGGCACGTCTCCGTGTTTAGAGACGCCCACGAGCTCGTCTACAAGGACGGGCGGCCGTACTTCTTCAGAGAAAAGTCGCCGCTGTATTCCTGGGATGCGAAGGTGGAGTTTGAGCATCTATATGGCGGAGAACTCGTCATACATAACGCCGGGGGGCCAGGGCAAACGAGAGACTCATTGTCGAACTCTGACAAGAGAAAGCTGGCTTCGCTTACCTTACTTCAAGGTAGAGTTCGTTTTGAGGGGTTTTTGTAGCGTAGCTTTCCCCCTACATACACCTTTAATGGCTGGCCAGTCAAATTGAGAAGAGACATTTATTGCCAACTCCTAGAGG
This genomic interval carries:
- a CDS encoding Pyoverdine dityrosine biosynthesis, whose protein sequence is MPESSVLYFLSNCIIVNPIHQASTVVAFGLTKATMSATKIITPTVTSLSTEPFFGFKESRFLSTGASTNGPERKQKNVYSEAKVNDDGYTKGESETRPVDKTVTLIMDVIERFSLQQHGNEVFLGRQVFSPHVHRHVAEGRRIPMVLPAFPAKSINCVDKVFGPQPDLGEELALDRLNDLCSQIQRVYKPGATVLIATDGACYNDLTGVTNDDLWHYGVTLREMVAAKGYRCIEFVRIMNLLGLYSEPTITKELFISLLEPSRQELMRRYVNPDFDANACIKNDPDYKTTFDGYAKFLKKDLAYGPIRNSATSGKKYKAKVHETAKAMIARGVAFAELIREKLPHHVRLSIHPSTGMTKISMALIPQPDSFSMTPWHCTVAVDVHGNFKVGHVSVFRDAHELVYKDGRPYFFREKSPLYSWDAKVEFEHLYGGELVIHNAGGPGQTRDSLSNSDKRKLASLTLLQGRVRFEGFL
- a CDS encoding Glutamyl-tRNA(Gln) amidotransferase, with amino-acid sequence MLQRFVVLLALTASSHAASSPLQLTGTTALLGGNPYWVDPNAVGKIPRDIALKTFGNNTSLLGGFRPISVVDSATGSGATTESLEQSLTRFLAEDDVWSKDFSDIIYSQSTASDGQHERQGIFVNHWNHRTVVVGNVSDERGKIPEGPYFLSLDGGVHRVFRLYTDSQNAFAESTYADAEGNHAVLPANLPGGGLAIAVPSRLYYKATPERPLAGVRLGVKDIYDISGIKTGNGNRAWYNLYPPASQTAPAVQALIDAGAVVVGKVKTAQFANGEFANADWIDYHSPFNPRGDGYQDPNFSSAGAGASVASYEWLDIALGSDTGGSIRGPARVQGLYGLRPSHGAVSLNHTLPLAPEFDTAGLVARDPALLRNASAVLYGVSAYSSSDFPRTLLVEPYPAGLSQETTAALDKVLSGLRDFLGIEAITPFNITESWRTSRPPSAPETLDGLLNTTYATLITRRQTRLVRDPFYADYGRLHDGRLPFVNPVPLTRWGYGDSLPEAAVDDALRNITVFKDWFQGEVLPVDNRTCSSSIVAYASPPVIQYRNVYRSPPTVPFGFASSYWSVFGGVPDMVTPIGQTPYNSSITKHVENLPVTVNLVAAAGCEHMLLSLVAELAREGLLTSSALLVTMPVLSEPDIEKILAVLRRFSQYEPQSAPQKVPAYEAVAATKLREFDQSDEPITLLLPAFPWKNPNTDKVLGGSPDLGEELGLARLDHLCEELGRIYAHGAHVILVSDGPVYNDLLGIPDADYFEYGVQLRDLAKQEGLSHIKFVRLVDVLDLGNGDAMSRGEHLSMAETCRREMERRFLSPDFSVQGEVRAHPDTALTYQKYLKSAHEDLFWGPEVDPAIKRDAVKYETETEWIAERMTQRLLAYERALEHKFPRVIRLSIHRSTGKNKISVPLIPQPGGFGLTPWHSALLVTAQGEFRTRPSSELRDPRKYEIVKQNGKPYFVREKNPDFDWPEHVKIHHKYGGRIILENTSEDESKKRPADELELKLANLALRPGGLEVRGFKV
- a CDS encoding MFS monocarboxylate transporter encodes the protein MGSEDTQKEAPVEAPELPQHRQYGDTPDGGLLAWTQVAMGHLVIFNCWGYITSFGFFQQYYVEQLHRTASDISWIGSMQMFLLNFVGFFSGRTVDSGHFRLSLSIGCAFQVAGVFFTAFSTKYWQVFLAQGVCSGLGHGFLFAPIVSILPTYFKKNRALAVSLATCGASTGGMVFPIIAYFAMPRLGFRWTVIIMGCVITFNAIMILCFTRTRVPARKPRSLFDLRAFTELPFALFAVGSFFALWGIYFAYFYVSCDSCLGQLSSSNVFQIGIFGRSVLDFSLTQSLLSIIVMNGVGLFGRVIPALLADRYFGILNTLIPVVGASGILILGWIGVSSTGGLFGWAVIYGIAANATQSLFPAAVGDLSTDPTRVGTKVGMILAVVGVACFTGPPIGGHLIAINDGSYLFAQIFGGLAMLAGCGTYIVVAFKRPKKVL